The following coding sequences are from one Triticum aestivum cultivar Chinese Spring chromosome 5A, IWGSC CS RefSeq v2.1, whole genome shotgun sequence window:
- the LOC123104639 gene encoding guanyl-specific ribonuclease pgl-1 isoform X2, with product MDRYQRVEKPREEVPIKENEIRITTQGRMRNYITYATTLFQDKGCDEVVFKAMGRAINKTVMIAELIKRRIVGLHQNTATESTDITDTWEPLEEGLLPLETTRHVSMITITLSKKELDTSSVGYQSPLPADKVKPFVEYENEEDAHSPPGRGRGRGRGRGRGMGRGRGNGYMEYADGGWENEHAPAYAGNGYADHGPAYEGNGYARGRGRGFRGRGRRGGYGGQPDYQHDGGYYDEAPAPPRGGGRGFRGRGRRGGYGGGQPDYQQDGGYYEEAPFPAPAGGRGRGRGRGRGGPARGRGRGGNANGNMVYAAASGA from the exons ATGGATCGGTACCAGAGGGTGGAGAAGCCGCGGGAGGAGGTGCCCATCAAGGAGAACGAGATCCGCATCACCACCCAGGGCAGGATGCGCAACTACATCACCTACGCCACCACCCTCTTCCAG GATAAGGGTTGCGATGAAGTTGTATTCAAGGCGATGGGAAGGGCCATAAACAAAACTGTGATGATTGCAGAATTGATCAAG AGGAGAATTGTGGGTCTCCATCAAAACACTGCCACTGAATCCACTGATATTACTGACACATGGGAGCCACTGGAGGAAGGCCTACTTCC GCTTGAGACAACAAGGCATGTGTCTATGATTACTATAACTCTTTCAAAGAAGGAGCTGGACACGTCATCTGTCGG ATATCAATCTCCTCTGCCTGCTGACAAGGTGAAGCCGTTTGTTGAATATGAGAATGAAGAAG ATGCGCACTCACCTcctgggcgaggaagaggccgtgGCCGAGGCCGTGGAAGGGGAATGGGAAGGGGTAGAG GGAATGGATACATGGAGTATGCTGATGGTGGATGGGAAAATGAGCATGCTCCTGCCTATGCAGGCAATGGGTATGCTGACCATGGTCCAGCTTATGAGGGTAATGGGTATGCTCGTGGTAGAGGCCGTGGTTTCAGGGGCCGTGGCAGGAGAGGTGGCTATGGTGGTCAGCCTGATTATCAGCATGATGGAGGGTATTATGATGAGGCACCAGCGCCACCCCGAGGTGGGGGCCGTGGTTTCAGGGGTCGTGGCAGGAGAGGCGGCTATGGTGGTGGCCAGCCTGATTATCAGCAAGACGGAGGTTATTATGAGGAGGCTCCTTTTCCTGCACCAGCTGGAG GTCGTGGTAGAGGCCGTGGCCGTGGGAGAGGCGGCCCAGCTCGGGGCAGAGGGCGCGGTGGCAATGCCAATGGCAACATGGTGTATGCTGCCGCTTCGGGCGCATAA
- the LOC123104639 gene encoding heterogeneous nuclear ribonucleoprotein A3 homolog 2 isoform X1 has translation MDRYQRVEKPREEVPIKENEIRITTQGRMRNYITYATTLFQDKGCDEVVFKAMGRAINKTVMIAELIKRRIVGLHQNTATESTDITDTWEPLEEGLLPLETTRHVSMITITLSKKELDTSSVGYQSPLPADKVKPFVEYENEEDAHSPPGRGRGRGRGRGRGMGRGRGARGNGYMEYADGGWENEHAPAYAGNGYADHGPAYEGNGYARGRGRGFRGRGRRGGYGGQPDYQHDGGYYDEAPAPPRGGGRGFRGRGRRGGYGGGQPDYQQDGGYYEEAPFPAPAGGRGRGRGRGRGGPARGRGRGGNANGNMVYAAASGA, from the exons ATGGATCGGTACCAGAGGGTGGAGAAGCCGCGGGAGGAGGTGCCCATCAAGGAGAACGAGATCCGCATCACCACCCAGGGCAGGATGCGCAACTACATCACCTACGCCACCACCCTCTTCCAG GATAAGGGTTGCGATGAAGTTGTATTCAAGGCGATGGGAAGGGCCATAAACAAAACTGTGATGATTGCAGAATTGATCAAG AGGAGAATTGTGGGTCTCCATCAAAACACTGCCACTGAATCCACTGATATTACTGACACATGGGAGCCACTGGAGGAAGGCCTACTTCC GCTTGAGACAACAAGGCATGTGTCTATGATTACTATAACTCTTTCAAAGAAGGAGCTGGACACGTCATCTGTCGG ATATCAATCTCCTCTGCCTGCTGACAAGGTGAAGCCGTTTGTTGAATATGAGAATGAAGAAG ATGCGCACTCACCTcctgggcgaggaagaggccgtgGCCGAGGCCGTGGAAGGGGAATGGGAAGGGGTAGAGGTGCACGTG GGAATGGATACATGGAGTATGCTGATGGTGGATGGGAAAATGAGCATGCTCCTGCCTATGCAGGCAATGGGTATGCTGACCATGGTCCAGCTTATGAGGGTAATGGGTATGCTCGTGGTAGAGGCCGTGGTTTCAGGGGCCGTGGCAGGAGAGGTGGCTATGGTGGTCAGCCTGATTATCAGCATGATGGAGGGTATTATGATGAGGCACCAGCGCCACCCCGAGGTGGGGGCCGTGGTTTCAGGGGTCGTGGCAGGAGAGGCGGCTATGGTGGTGGCCAGCCTGATTATCAGCAAGACGGAGGTTATTATGAGGAGGCTCCTTTTCCTGCACCAGCTGGAG GTCGTGGTAGAGGCCGTGGCCGTGGGAGAGGCGGCCCAGCTCGGGGCAGAGGGCGCGGTGGCAATGCCAATGGCAACATGGTGTATGCTGCCGCTTCGGGCGCATAA